The DNA window AATCATAGCCAGGCTTTGAATACAAAATGCGATAGATGATATGCATTAATGGagttaaattcaaaataatacactcATTAGCATAGACTATCAAATCAACCTTACTTTCATTGCATTTTTTAAAGCGTCCCCATTTTTTACATACAAAGTGACCCTTCCTAATGTTGTTCTACTGCCAAGGTCCCACGGTAAGCCTTCAACCGCTCTCGAGGAAACGTCATCGTACACGTTGAAAACACCCACCGCTCCCACCTAAAAAATCTATTGGCCAGCCAAAACTCacaagtttgtaagtctgtttgtttgttacctcttcacatctaaaccgctaaaccgattttgatggaattcatataggatagtttttatcccaaaaaattgcaCAGTTGCCGCGGGATAGCGGGAGTCACGGGCAAGAGCTAGTTAATAACTTAAAGAAATTATATATTCACTTTGGACGGTATTAATTTTTGTCCGAAATCAAAATGGTAAATTgatgtggacgattttccatttgtactGAATGACAGTAAGTCTTAAATATTTGAACATGGACTCCAtcttttgtgattttcactcatgggtgaaataccacaaacaggacttatcacgttaaacacacgagtaatatttacctcgacatttcgactaaattacagtggccgtggtcacgagtagacgtggggtgtcaagtctgcctagcagcgcgagttcttcgaactacccgcacttgatcacaaacaGACTTCTCGTGTGTTTAGCtgaagtcccgtttgtggtattttgactatggacTTCGTCTATTCTTTGCGGCTAAAAGataaattgctcgtttaatatTGAAAGCTACTTAGCAGTAGCCACTTGAATGCCgacataaattattaaaacagtAATCACTAATCATATCATCTAAGTATAGAGAATGTTTCCTGACAAGTTAAGAAGACAAataaaaccaacaaaaaaatgttcatttATATAACTAATTTATTGACTGAAACAAACTATCTATAGTGTACAAAAGACAAACTTGACTCATAATTTGTTTATATGCGAATACGAAAagattatttagcaaattaacAAACGAAGAATTAAGTTCCATGTTCCTTTGACTAAGTTTGCGCATTTAAATGAGAAAGACAGTCACGTTGTGTTGAGTGCGGTATGGTTGAGGATGCGTATAACTTATTGGTGGAGTGCGTATGGACTTGGGCGTCTCCGTCTTAAGTTTTATAGAGTTTGTTAAATGATATATTGTCTACTGGATTTGTATACGGATTTTAAGTGAGTAGACAGATTtgtggtaggtatttattagagAAGCATTGTGCAGGTTTGGCGATCTGTGGAATTTGTGCCGAAACTTTTACTATACTCTGTTCCATCCAACGGTAGGCGAaataaaaagcggccaagtgcgagtcggactcgcccatgaagggttccgtagcagcaagtaacataatataaaagtttcctttactttacgatttatgacgtattaaaaaaaactacttacaagatctcgttcaaaccaattctCGGTGGAAgattgcatggtaatgtacatcatatatttttttttagttttattattctcttattttagaagttacaggacacacattttaccactttggaagtgtctctcacGCAAACTGTTcagtttacaaaaaaattatattagaaacctcaatatcatttttgaagacctattcATAGacaccccacacgtatgggtttgatgaaaaaagaACTTTGAGTTTTAGTTCTAAGTATGGGAAACCCccaaaaatgtattgttttttttttaagttttattgccTGCCGTTAGAACAGAGTATAGTGTCAAGCTCCACCAAGCAAATGGTAGTTTTTAGATACGAGAAAAAATTATCTGCAGTAATACAGTCGGTTCCTTAACATCCACTTTTGGATTGTCACTTGtccccataatatttattatttatttattttccatacTAACCGCGTAGAAAAATGGATAACTTATGTTAGGGAAGGGAGTATACTTTACGTAGAAGGAATTTTATAGGATAATTTAATTATCACAGGGAACTGTACTCTGCGGCCAGACACGACGGTTTTGCACGTTACTTTGCATTGGACTTTGGGCCGTAAAGCGAGCGTTTTAAGTAGCTTCAGGATGCCTCTTCCCCATATGGTACTTCAGACTGCTCTGTTGAACAAACGCGTCCTCGCAAATAGGGCAAACATGAGCCCTCTCATCAAGATGTATCATGACGTGAGTCTTCAAATTATTCCTCCACCTGAACGCCTTTCCACAGAAATTGCAGGAAAATCTTCTCAGAGAAGTATGCTTGATAGAGTGCTGGCTCAATCGGTATTGGGATGCGAACATCATGTCACAGACATCACATTTATAGGATTTCTCGCCCATGTGCACTATTTTATGGTGTCTTTGCACTTGGAATGGGTATGCGAACTTTTTGCCGCAAGCTCCGCAACTTGGAGCAGCCCAGCCGTGCACGCTTTCTAGATGGAAAGCTCTCATGTGCGCCGGCACTTTGGTGTTGCAGAGATAGCAGGAGCGGAGTTTTGGCCGCAGTTTCAGGTGGACATGCCTGTAGTGCTGGCTGAAGTGGGCGCGCTTCTTAAATTCGTGCCCGCAATCATCGCAGGTGTATGTCGGTGTGCCGTCCTCGTCCACAGTGAGGGTAAATTGCGTGTACCCTAGAAACAAGGCAATACGTGAATACGTGGTGGCGTCAGCTGACGTCAAGTCGTCTGGTAGAGGCCGGCGGTAACTTAAAACCTACTAATAGCTATAAATGCCAAATTTTCGGAGTAGTCAAGCGTGTTTGATATTACTCTTTCAAGCCAAAGCGGCATGTAAATTAATACGCTCGGGATTTAATCAGAAATTTACCTATTTGCTGCAGCCATAGTGATTATAAGTGAATATCGACGAGACGACCGGATAGCTGTTTTAgtgaccctgactacgaagctagcggTTGCGGGTTCGATCTCGTGACGGGAAAacatttgtatgatgaatacgaatgtttgtaagtacttgagtcttggatgtctgtatgtatttaagtatatagttatctatatatgtatatatttatccgttgtctagcacccatactacaagctttgcttaggttggagctaggtcaattagtgtaatttgtcccaaagtaagtaagattacatttattagtattattgtattatagtttaaagCATTATCATCCATCATCAACATCGTACCAGCCGCAGGAAGTCCGGCTGTTAGACACAGGCTTCCCCCATAGCCCACGAGTTGCAGCGTGAGCCTGCGGTCAACCAGGCGTGAACCAGGTCATCAGTCCATCGCGTTGGACGtccgctacgcttgccgattcgcggtctccattcgagaacttttcggctccaacGGCCATCTTTTTTCCGTGATggcctgctcattgccacttcaatacattatatctttaaaatattataaatgcgaaagtaactctatctgtttgtcattatttcattaatagaCGCTTAAACAGCTGaacattaaaatgaaatttggcatttagatAGCTTATGATCCTGGGCTTCCTGGGTAGGacataggattgtttttatccggaaaattgcattgtatAGCGGTAAACAAAAATGTCGACTGCGGtgcaatttttgggaatttctatgagaatttagtaaatctaatggttcacgcgagcaaaGTAAAGGGTAAATGCCAGTATTTAGTAGACATTTTACTTGTATTGTAAGTACTTCTAAACTATGAAACgagcaattattttattcataaaaaaatgtcgttaatgttacatttgaaatttcttTGCGGTCATCGAAACCTGCACAACGCAATTCAATGAAGTTCAAGTATCAAGTGATTGCAGTCTAGGCTGAATGCTCTTGCCGAATGCAACGATTTCAAGTAGGGTATTATCTAGTGTTAATGGTATTCCAAGTTCATAAATAGATCTATCACGCGTTTGTCCTCTGAAAAATAGGCGGCTTGTTGGTGCCAGGACCGTGAGGATTTAATAAGTAATAggtaactaatttattgaatcaggcgttactttgcggaggtccatatcaatgaactaaaagaatttccttgctcacccgcgaccttacgatagctaagcttatgcaaaatatgcgtgttcatgcagttcctccacctccacactgtaagaacacacacaaatcacacaaacccatctatcaccaccaccacactacactgacgcgtttcgaactcaaccagagctcatcttcagagtgacacaaccgtacaccatgctaccagttgttagaccctAACaactcgcgggtgagcaaggaaattcttttagttcattattataACTGATATTCGTGTCACGCTTTATGATTGGTATATTAAATGAGCccatcgcaagcaagactgtaccTATCGTCAAaaagacctcacgatactacgATCTAGCGATATTTATCTAGCCCGTCAAGAAATCCTTATGTAAATGTATTGTTTAGTGGCGCCATCTTTTGTAGAATAAGTGAATTTACTTATGTTATGCCCTACACTTTATGATAGAAATAAATCGAACCGCACCAAGCGATCTCGTGTAGTCTTTAAATGTGCGCTAGCCGGCCAAAGCATGTGTTTATTTAATCCattaaatatgtttcaaaaACAGCAGTAGCTTAATAAGCATACGCGAATTAAAatgcaattttcattaaattttaacatttattacttaaatattaagtgcggatgttttataataaatttttaaatatgtaattatattacatataaaacattattattaagaatCTTTTAGTAGATAACTTCGAAGTTGAGATCGGGCTAGTCTCTTGAGCCgtattattgataaaaaattaaaaggtttttaaattattaaaagacaAATACAAAAGATGAATATCGCCAGGCATGCCGTCATCGAGGCCAAGATCTGTCTCAGCAAGTACTTCATCACTTGAGGGCAACATCTAACCCCCTATGATTCCTCATCACATGCTGCTTGAGCGTCGATTTCTGCACGAACGCCTTCTCACACACAACGCACACATATCTCTTATCCCCTGTATGTATCTTCATGTGATCCTTCAGGTTATTCTCCCACCTAAATTCTCGTTCACACTGCCCACACTTGAACTTCTTTTCAGTAGAATGAGTAACCATATGCAATCTTAAGCTGAGATTGTTGAAGAAGCTCTTCGAGCAAATTTCACAGGCTACAGTCTTCTCCCCCATGTGAACTTTCTTTTGATGCTGCACCACATGACAGGGGTATCTGAATTTCTTATTACAAACACCGCATTTAGGCGCTGGTATGCCATGGGCTTCTTCCAAGTGATAAGCTCTTAAGTACCCCGGGACTCTAGCGTCGCAATGTGGACATTTTCTTTCGCGCGGTCGCTTTTTCTGATGGACGAATCTGTAGTGCTGTGAGACGAGTGGCTGCGACACGAAGGTTTTGTCGCAGTGGTTGCAATCGTATCTGTCGTCGGCTGTGCGCGTGTAATATTCGGGTTTCGGTTTCACTTTCGGTCCTAGAAAAGAAATAGGGACGTCATGCTATCTGTCTTTTCCATCAGAACCGTTTTAGGGCATGTCTGGGGTCTTGGATACTGTAGTGTCTATGACACTGTATTGCTTTTTACCCACGACGGAACGGAGAAGATATATGCGTTTAGGGTGAGAGGTTGTTTGTCTGTTTCATTTAGGTATctacttgtatgtatgtaacctctttattgtacaaaagtaaagaaacaaaaatacaattggtaGTATCTTTGAGATTTGACTTGTCATTGTGACTCATGGAATATTATATCATGTTactttataattgtaatttcaAGAACTGATGAGAAGCTGAAGAAGCCACATCATCTAAATTTACGACGGAGTCGTGTCATTTgtcttgcttttttattttacttgtcaTTGTGACTGATGTGATGGAATATTAAAACATGTTAcattataattgtaatttaaagAATAATACGATGGCAAAGAACTTGTGTCGTTGCTGCCTAACTAAAGGCTTAGAACCTTATATATAAACGTAGTTGGTTTGGCtaaagaaaaatgaaaattattctGATATGCTCTGAACGTCACGTAAAGTAAAGCTTCTTGATATCTTTATATGTCAGTCATGACAAGTATGACAAAGTTTGTGCACGCAACTAGTTGTTTCCGAAGACATGCCTAACTTAAAGTTCTCTTACTCTCCCGATTGCCGGGATACTATGTTTACTCCACACCATACTGTATACTTCtacctatacgtcccactgttgggcacaggcctcctctcagaatgagaacgcTCGAGGTGTAGTCGCTACGCGGGCCCCTGACGGATTTTAGATTGATTTATTATAAGGTTAGAATGACGagcattaaaaatgaaacaatttttcCCATACTATGTATGTTTAATTAtatctacttacaaaataataattaacagtcTTATTATATCTAtgtacaagtaaaaaaatattatgcaaaaCATTGCAAAGTATCTTGTGATATTTTTCAGTTGAAATTAAGAAAAGTAGTGAATAACAAAAATATCGCTCGATAATTCATAAGGGTAAGGATAAATACATAGCTATAGACGCTACATACATAAATTTTTTTGGTGccacttaattttttaataactttacaCCCCAATGAATTGTAGTACGAGtttttgttacatattttttacgaGTCTCATGTCACTACAATATAATACTTTaattataagacaaaaaataataaaatgtataaacaatttgtaaaaatacttaattttcgACTCCAGTACAAGGCAAGCTTTGTAagacaccaaaaaaaaattctcgGAATCGGATGTATCAATTTTAGTAActtgtcaaacaaaagaaaatcaataaaattttgtagaaataaattatttaaaggtaTACATTTTAGGTTTATATTTAACAATAACGTCTCCCAGTAACTAggtttatttattcagataatactttagataattaaaaaattggaaaacaaattaaaaagattttaaaattcttGTGCGTTATATAACCAGGAACTACGAAATGGAAGGCGGAACAATTTCATAAACAAAGTCTTATTTCAACGGTGCGAGATATTCTATGGCATTGGCTATAGACACTAAACTGGAGTCTCTAGCCAGCGCCGACTCTAGCCCTTAATCAAGGTACAGCTAGATTGTCAACACCACTTGCAAGTATTGTCTATGACTTTAGAAGCGATGAAACAACGAAGGCTACCGCAATCCGAATAATTCTCGCTCCGTTTAAACAAggcttaataaaaacaattgctAATCGCGCAACAATGAATCATTGACAAAAATATTGCTCTTACGATATGACAGTTGGAATTGGAACCACACAATAGAAAAAAACAGTGGAAATGCCGTATCTATGTTACACGCCAATCGCTAATTGTTGTCCTAACAGGGTTTATATTTAGACATCTTCATTtgtaaaaccttgtaaaaatataaagcaATAAATGATCATAAATAAGTTCAACTGAGTAAAGTTACGTCAAAACGTTGCATTTAATAATTGGCTAAGTAAGTTTATCGTATAGCTTGCACCTCTTCAAAATACTtagccaatacggtatttgataactcctgattttgccatatcttaatattattatgaaaatataattacacagatagtgtttagcgaagagaaaatttaaatcggttgaaaattggatttatagtgattttttgaaaaatctatatacctgtctctttctcaaacttttctctatgcagcaagtatggcggtactggcgtgagACGTCACATGCtcgtatgtctttctctgtctaatcttgaatttcaaacctttataactttgttatttgtaaaggtagcttaaaaattgtttttctattcgataacaggcattgtgtagttttaatttataaaacttatacaaaatagtcaaataccgtattcgagTAGCATCCGGTCATTCTGCCTGCAGCCATGTATTCAACCATATTTACTGTAAACGCATTTGTATAGAGTTCATTTTACAATGCAATATTTTAGAGACGGTGAACAGTTGTTAATTATCTATTCATTATTCTATGCTAAGTGACAGCACATTGTATACAATTTTCCTTTATATACCTTAGGTACAAACCATAGAGCACATTGTTACAAACTCTAAACTATATTTGGCTGTCGTTAAGTTCTACATAATGCTACCGGTTCGGAGGTTACGCTTTTTAGAAATAAAAGCTTCGACCAATAATCGGCCAGATTGTAATTTGCGTATTATTATTTCTAACTACCTACAATGCTACAAACCGGGGCTTATGATATGACATTACTTCTCGTTTCTTTCTATTGCGTGGTTAAAATCTATGACTAAACAGAAACATCAAGAGAACCCTTCACCTTTCAATCACATTCCCTCGTCCATATTCCAAATAACAAATCACATTATCTGATCGCACTAAAAGTTCACCTCGGGATGGTATTTGGTCATGTGATAATTTAGACTGGCCTTTTGCACGAAAGCTTGACCACAGACACTACACACTTTCCTCCTGTCCCCAGTGTGAATTCTCTCGTGAAGATCTAACGTGGTCTTCCTCAGGAAGGACTTCCTACAGAACTTGCAGTGGTAATCTTTGACCGTCCTGTGTTTAAACTTGTGTTTGTACAAACCTTCGAAACTGAAGGACTCGTAATCGCAAAAATCGCACTTGTACTTCTCGCCGAGCATGTGGAAGTTGTTGATATGTTTCCGCAGTTGGACTTTGGTGTTGAAAGTGCCTTTGCAGGCGTTGCATTTGAATCTGTCGTCGATGTTGTGGTCCTCGAGCTTATGGACGGTGAGAGGGGCCTGCGTCATGAATTCCTTCGGACAGTACTGGCAGATAAAACGGGGTATCTtgtagtgtttagttttaacGTGGAAGCGGAGAGAGAACACTTTGTAGTACCGTTTGTCGCATCTCGTGCAGAGGTACGCGTCACCCTCCTTCTTAAAGTCACCGTCACGGAGGTAGAACTTGGGAGCTCTCGGCGCCTTGCCGCCTAGAAGACagaaaaacaaacttttatCTCGTCTTCGCTTCGTGTTCGTGGGCGTTAGTTATTGTCTGGCATTGGACAGAGCCAACCATTCTTTGGGATCGTTATTTTTGAGGCTGGGCGCTCTTTAAGGGGGCGTGCCGCCTTCAGCTGGTTGTTACGCGTATTTCTTCCTCTTGCAT is part of the Choristoneura fumiferana chromosome 26, NRCan_CFum_1, whole genome shotgun sequence genome and encodes:
- the LOC141442770 gene encoding uncharacterized protein isoform X8, coding for MRLTSRKQVLDCEERFKDMYSRNLIRGFEVKDEPLLSETEEMKEEIQSMDDEDDDTFLNFNDGDDDLTSDLSATADAERKTRSKGKAKSKPKKAKQDKKTKTKRPINKDDETELTEAAVSGEKKKGYTQFTLTVDEDGTPTYTCDDCGHEFKKRAHFSQHYRHVHLKLRPKLRSCYLCNTKVPAHMRAFHLESVHGWAAPSCGACGKKFAYPFQVQRHHKIVHMGEKSYKCDVCDMMFASQYRLSQHSIKHTSLRRFSCNFCGKAFRWRNNLKTHVMIHLDERAHVCPICEDAFVQQSSLKYHMGKRHPEAT
- the LOC141442770 gene encoding uncharacterized protein isoform X9, with protein sequence MRLTSRKQVLDCEERFKDMYSRNLIRGFEVKDEPLLSETEEMKEEIQSMDDEDDDTFLNFNDGDDDLTSDLSATADAERKTRSKGKAKSKPKKAKQDKKTKTKRPIKDDETELTEAAVSGEKKKGYTQFTLTVDEDGTPTYTCDDCGHEFKKRAHFSQHYRHVHLKLRPKLRSCYLCNTKVPAHMRAFHLESVHGWAAPSCGACGKKFAYPFQVQRHHKIVHMGEKSYKCDVCDMMFASQYRLSQHSIKHTSLRRFSCNFCGKAFRWRNNLKTHVMIHLDERAHVCPICEDAFVQQSSLKYHMGKRHPEAT
- the LOC141442770 gene encoding uncharacterized protein isoform X5, with the translated sequence MRLTSRKQVLDCEERFKDMYSRNLIRGFEVKDEPLLSETEEMKEEIQSMDDEDDDTFLNFNDGDDDLTSDLSATADAERKTRSKGKAKSKPKKAKQDKKTKTKRPINKDDETELTEAAVSGEKKKGPKVKPKPEYYTRTADDRYDCNHCDKTFVSQPLVSQHYRFVHQKKRPRERKCPHCDARVPGYLRAYHLEEAHGIPAPKCGVCNKKFRYPCHVVQHQKKVHMGEKTVACEICSKSFFNNLSLRLHMVTHSTEKKFKCGQCEREFRWENNLKDHMKIHTGDKRYVCVVCEKAFVQKSTLKQHVMRNHRGLDVALK
- the LOC141442770 gene encoding uncharacterized protein isoform X6, with product MRLTSRKQVLDCEERFKDMYSRNLIRGFEVKDEPLLSETEEMKEEIQSMDDEDDDTFLNFNDGDDDLTSDLSATADAERKTRSKGKAKSKPKKAKQDKKTKTKRPIKDDETELTEAAVSGEKKKGPKVKPKPEYYTRTADDRYDCNHCDKTFVSQPLVSQHYRFVHQKKRPRERKCPHCDARVPGYLRAYHLEEAHGIPAPKCGVCNKKFRYPCHVVQHQKKVHMGEKTVACEICSKSFFNNLSLRLHMVTHSTEKKFKCGQCEREFRWENNLKDHMKIHTGDKRYVCVVCEKAFVQKSTLKQHVMRNHRGLDVALK
- the LOC141442770 gene encoding uncharacterized protein isoform X4, whose protein sequence is MRLTSRKQVLDCEERFKDMYSRNLIRGFEVKDEPLLSETEEMKEEIQSMDDEDDDTFLNFNDGDDDLTSDLSATADAERKTRSKGKAKSKPKKAKQDKKTKTKRPIKDDETELTEAAVSGEKKKGGKAPRAPKFYLRDGDFKKEGDAYLCTRCDKRYYKVFSLRFHVKTKHYKIPRFICQYCPKEFMTQAPLTVHKLEDHNIDDRFKCNACKGTFNTKVQLRKHINNFHMLGEKYKCDFCDYESFSFEGLYKHKFKHRTVKDYHCKFCRKSFLRKTTLDLHERIHTGDRRKVCSVCGQAFVQKASLNYHMTKYHPEVNF
- the LOC141442770 gene encoding uncharacterized protein isoform X3; the encoded protein is MRLTSRKQVLDCEERFKDMYSRNLIRGFEVKDEPLLSETEEMKEEIQSMDDEDDDTFLNFNDGDDDLTSDLSATADAERKTRSKGKAKSKPKKAKQDKKTKTKRPINKDDETELTEAAVSGEKKKGGKAPRAPKFYLRDGDFKKEGDAYLCTRCDKRYYKVFSLRFHVKTKHYKIPRFICQYCPKEFMTQAPLTVHKLEDHNIDDRFKCNACKGTFNTKVQLRKHINNFHMLGEKYKCDFCDYESFSFEGLYKHKFKHRTVKDYHCKFCRKSFLRKTTLDLHERIHTGDRRKVCSVCGQAFVQKASLNYHMTKYHPEVNF